The window GGAAAGGTCCAGCTGGCTAAAGAGGTGCTCAATCAGCTGCTCCATTCCAAGAATCCCGCCTTTTGTGCCGAAGCCTTGTTGATCCTGGGCAAGATCGCTTTAAACCTGGGCAAGGAAGAGGAAGCCAAGGAATATTTTCAATCTGTCATAGCTCAAGGGGCCTACTTGGCTCAGGCTGTCGAGGCTAAGTATTGGATTGGGTTGTTGTTGGAGCGGAGCCATCCTCAAGAGGCGGTTCCCTACTTTGAGTTTGTCGTGGATAACGCCAGTTTTTCCAGGGATCTGACCGTTCTGGGTTTTCTTGAATTGGGGAAAACCTATCTTGCCTTGGACGAATCGGGAAAGGCGATGCTCTCTTTTGAAAAGGGTTTAAGTATGTGTCTAAAAGAAAATTATCAGCTTCTTTTCGTAAAGTATTACCTGGGTGCGGCTATTTTGCAGAACCGACTTAACGAAGCCAGGCAGAAGCTATTTTCTATGTTCCCCTTTGAAAAAGAATCCCGGATGGGAGCGTGGGTCAGGTTCATTGAAGCCGAGGAAGAAGCCAGGAATGAACAGTATGATTTTGCTCTGCTTCTGCTCGATCAACTGCTCGTTGACGAGTCCTTGTTAGGGAAGAGTAAACAGGTGGAATACACCCTGGGCAGAATTTATTATAACATGGGCTCAAAGGATGCTGCGGAGAAAAATTTCTTAAAGGCTTTGGCTTCTACCGACCCGGATGTTAGCGAACATGCGTCATTTTATCTCGGGCTGATCGAATATGACAAATCCAAGTATGCAGAAAGCGCGGACAGGTTTGCCGAGGCATTCCAAAAGCAGGGCAAACTCGAAGAGGAGGCCTTGTTCAACGTGCTGCTTTCGAAAGCAAAAATGCACAAGGTAGATGACTTTCTTAAAGCTAAAGAAGCCTTTATTTTAAAGTATCCTTCCAGCCGTTTTATCCCGGAAATTTACCTTGCAGAAGCTGATCTTTGGGAAGAACTCGGTCAAGTTGACAATGCGATCGGGATCGTTGAAAAATCGCTTTCCGATCCCTTTGTAAATCGGGGTAAGCCTGTCTTGCTTTTGAAACTGGGAAGACTCTTTTTAAAACAGGGGAAATATCCCGAGGCTACAGAAGCCTTTTTGAAGCTTTCCCATGACTATCCTACTGATAGGCTAGTTCCCGAGGCACTCTACCTTGCTGCCTTTTCTGATTACCTGGCTGGAAAGATAGGCTTGCATACGGCAAGGGAAAAAATGTTGGATTTATTGAAAAAATACCCTTCGGAGCCCATCGCTCCAAAAGCCCTGTTCTCGGCTGCCGAGTATGCTTACAACGAGGCGGATTTTTATGGGGCAAGATGGCTTTTTGAAGAAGTGCCCAAGGAATATCCAAGCAGTGAACTCGCAGACCAAGCCTATTATTGGGCCGCCAAGTCGGCTATCGAGTGCAAAGATCTTTCGGGGGCCCTGCTGCTTCTTGAAAAAATACCGGAAAATTCTCCTATAAAATCCGAAGCCCGGCTTTTGCAGGGTAAAATCTATTTTGACCAGAGCCAATATGCAGCGGCCATTTCCCTTTTTGATGGTGTTTTGGACAAAGAAAAGGGGGGAAAACTCCACGTTTTGGCTTTGTTGAGAAAGGCCGATTCGCTTTTTGCCCAGGCAGCAAAAGAAAAGAAATACTTCCTTGATGCCTGCACGATTTATGCTTCTATCCTCAAGGACGATTCGGCCGATCCTGAAGAAAGGGATGAAGCTGCGTTTAAATGTGCCGTCTGCCTCCAAAAATCCGGAAGGATAGATGATGCTTTAGCCTCTTACTTGGCCGTTTTAGACGGGAGAATAGGTCGTCTCAAGGAAGAAACCGAAAAACAAAAGGATGTGCAGCGAAACGATTTTCCCGAGTTTTATTGGAGAATTAAGGCGGGCGTTGAAGCTGCCCTCATCAAGGAAGATCAAAAAGATTGGTTGGGGGCCATAGCCATTTACCGCAAGTTAGAATCCCTGGGGGGACCAACCCAGCAGGAGTTTCGGGATACGGTAGCCAGGCTAAAAAAAGATCATTTCATAAGCGAAGGGCTTTAGCTGGTCTTTACGTTGGTGGTGGGCTAACAGGCTTCGGGTTAAATGGCATGGGCCTTTACTTTTCATCTTCATGCTTAATTAAAAGATTGCATTGCCATGGTTAGGCTATACTTAGCCACCCTTCATGGAAAGGGAAAAAAAACTTGCCTGGCAACCCATCATCTCGTGAACGAGGGGAGAGACGTCCCCCTGGACAGACCTAACTTTGGTCTATCAGCTTTGCGTTGGCATGGACCCCAAGGAATTCCTGTTTCCGAAAGAGAAGGAGGGAAAAACAGGAAAGTTGGGCCTCTGCGTTCTTTTGAATTCAATTTTTGCCAAGGAGCTTGGGCGGTCCCCCTCTTTGAGTGGCAGAGAACCTTCTCTAAGCTTCGATTTATCCACTAGCCTTGATTTTTCTTACTCTGTCCATAAGAAATGGGGTTCCCCGGAAAGGGAGGGGACGACGAGAATTTCGGGTGAAAAACCTGCCGCCCGAAGCAGTTCTTTTTGGGGAAGCCTTACAGGAAGGCTTGCTGACAAGGAAGAATAACTTACCGATTTTTTGTCTTTGACCGTATCGCGCACGATTTCGTAGTAAGTTTGGGGAACTTCGGAGGAAGAAGGAGGCTGTTGCTGCCGTTTTGGACGGGTCATGAATAAATGGGCTAAGGCTTCGATTTTTTCTTTAACCGCCGGTTGTTCCAAAAGATCGGGAAAGGTTGTAATGAAAAGAAGGTAAAGGGAAGCGATCTCGTTATACTTTTCCCTGTCGATGTAAAGGAAATCGGCCCCGGAATCTTCCCTTAGGCTTTTGGGTTGACGGTAGGAAGGGTGATCGAGTGGGGGCAGCAGGTAAAGAAAACATTCTTCCTTTGCTGCTGTCCCCTTGGAAGGGGATTGGTTCCTAGCAGAAAAGCTATCTTCGGTTAATGCCCCGGAAGGAGGATCAAGACTCAACACGTAGCGTTGCAAACCCACTTTCCAGCGGACACAAAAATAAGGGGATTGCTCGATCCTTTCTACGTTGATCCACGAAAGGGAGCCGACCGCATGGGTCAAGAACCAGCTTAGAGGAGAACGAAAAGGCAGCAAGCCTGGATTCAGCTCCAGGGCTAATTTCATCTCGACGAAAGTGGCCTCGAAATAAGAAAGCAGGGAAGAACGGGGATCTTTAAGGAGGGGTAAAATTCTTTCATAGCCGTATCTCAAAAAAGAACTAAAGGATAAAGGACCATTGTAGCCGTGGATCAGCTTTGTCAATTCCGCTTTCTTTTCTTTGTGAAGTCCTTTGATTTTATTGAGCCGGCTGTTTGCCAGTTCTTCAAGATCCTCTTTTTTTGGTTCTTCGACATAAAAAGGATGCAATAGGGGAGAGAGCCGAGGGTTAGCCCTTAGACGATTCCAAAGCTGATCGCTGCCCACGCTCAGGGTTAATGTCCCGGGTAACGAAGAGAGTTCCAAGAGATTTTCTGCCCAGCGGTCAAAAGAAAGACTATCGGTAAGGGCCTTTTCCCAGTGATCGAAAACGATTAGAAAAGGGCGGATCTTTGAAGCCAGTTTAAAGAAGTCTCTTATTTTTGTTTTTGCCAACTGTTCCCGGTCCCCAGGAACGGTTTTACAGGGGATGTCGAAAAACGAGGGGTCGGGACTGCTAAAAGGTTCTCCAAAGAACCAGTTTTTACACATCCCTGTTATCCGTTTGTCCTGTCCAAGGATGGAAAATCCGTAAATGATTTTGATCCAGTCCCTAGGATCCTCTTCCAATGTTCCCCAACCGCTGATTTCCTTTTCCAAGTAAGGAAGGACAAACAGGAAATCTCTTTTGAGCCATTCCACCCATTCGGGAACGACTTCTTCAGGGAGAAGAGAAGTGGGGTTTTTTTTAAGAAACGCCAGAGCCGACCGGATTTTTCTAAACAGAGATTTATTTTTTTGGGCCGCTCGGCTAACCAGCTCTAGCAAAAGCCCGTATGCCAAGGCATCGAGTTGGGTCGCTTGCCCGGGCCAACAACCCGTTGCCCCGGCCTTTTCGGGAAAAAGGAGCTCGGAGTAAAGACATTCCTGAAAGTACTGAAAAAAGCCCCTGGAGTCGAAAAGGGGAGGGAGGGAAACCAAGAAGAACTTTTGAGAAAAGTACTGGAATAAGCGGCCTACAAGGTGGCTTTTCCCCGAACCCGCAGAAGAAGAATAGAGGACATAAATCTTTTTTTGTTCCCCTTTCATTGGAGGGGAGAAAATAGAGAGAAGCCGGGATAAGTTTTTTTTTCCTATTCCTTCAACAGGAGGGGCGATTTTTCGAGGATCCACGGCATGGGATCCAAAAAAGAGATTCCAGCCAACCGTTCGTTCTTTTCCTTTATCGAAAAAGCCGATCATTTTTCATTTTTCG is drawn from Methylacidiphilum infernorum V4 and contains these coding sequences:
- a CDS encoding tetratricopeptide repeat protein is translated as MRKRTLKIFLFFCSFIGCCLGSTVGSPEEALFEQIKEAMDDSLLSRTIDLSREFENSYPHSVYLPSVCILHAEALYFQAKYEELIAFLSQKTVSQFSFEELGKEAFWKAEAYRALEKWPEAVTEYEIAEKHLLDSSLLEKVWLRKGFCLWQEGKVQLAKEVLNQLLHSKNPAFCAEALLILGKIALNLGKEEEAKEYFQSVIAQGAYLAQAVEAKYWIGLLLERSHPQEAVPYFEFVVDNASFSRDLTVLGFLELGKTYLALDESGKAMLSFEKGLSMCLKENYQLLFVKYYLGAAILQNRLNEARQKLFSMFPFEKESRMGAWVRFIEAEEEARNEQYDFALLLLDQLLVDESLLGKSKQVEYTLGRIYYNMGSKDAAEKNFLKALASTDPDVSEHASFYLGLIEYDKSKYAESADRFAEAFQKQGKLEEEALFNVLLSKAKMHKVDDFLKAKEAFILKYPSSRFIPEIYLAEADLWEELGQVDNAIGIVEKSLSDPFVNRGKPVLLLKLGRLFLKQGKYPEATEAFLKLSHDYPTDRLVPEALYLAAFSDYLAGKIGLHTAREKMLDLLKKYPSEPIAPKALFSAAEYAYNEADFYGARWLFEEVPKEYPSSELADQAYYWAAKSAIECKDLSGALLLLEKIPENSPIKSEARLLQGKIYFDQSQYAAAISLFDGVLDKEKGGKLHVLALLRKADSLFAQAAKEKKYFLDACTIYASILKDDSADPEERDEAAFKCAVCLQKSGRIDDALASYLAVLDGRIGRLKEETEKQKDVQRNDFPEFYWRIKAGVEAALIKEDQKDWLGAIAIYRKLESLGGPTQQEFRDTVARLKKDHFISEGL
- a CDS encoding ATP-binding protein, translated to MIGFFDKGKERTVGWNLFFGSHAVDPRKIAPPVEGIGKKNLSRLLSIFSPPMKGEQKKIYVLYSSSAGSGKSHLVGRLFQYFSQKFFLVSLPPLFDSRGFFQYFQECLYSELLFPEKAGATGCWPGQATQLDALAYGLLLELVSRAAQKNKSLFRKIRSALAFLKKNPTSLLPEEVVPEWVEWLKRDFLFVLPYLEKEISGWGTLEEDPRDWIKIIYGFSILGQDKRITGMCKNWFFGEPFSSPDPSFFDIPCKTVPGDREQLAKTKIRDFFKLASKIRPFLIVFDHWEKALTDSLSFDRWAENLLELSSLPGTLTLSVGSDQLWNRLRANPRLSPLLHPFYVEEPKKEDLEELANSRLNKIKGLHKEKKAELTKLIHGYNGPLSFSSFLRYGYERILPLLKDPRSSLLSYFEATFVEMKLALELNPGLLPFRSPLSWFLTHAVGSLSWINVERIEQSPYFCVRWKVGLQRYVLSLDPPSGALTEDSFSARNQSPSKGTAAKEECFLYLLPPLDHPSYRQPKSLREDSGADFLYIDREKYNEIASLYLLFITTFPDLLEQPAVKEKIEALAHLFMTRPKRQQQPPSSSEVPQTYYEIVRDTVKDKKSVSYSSLSASLPVRLPQKELLRAAGFSPEILVVPSLSGEPHFLWTE